The Salvelinus namaycush isolate Seneca chromosome 8, SaNama_1.0, whole genome shotgun sequence genome has a segment encoding these proteins:
- the LOC120052060 gene encoding pollen-specific leucine-rich repeat extensin-like protein 1: MKRLRVLLACLILWWYPSRNVCCSEHSSSAPGVSSGESSLPEHHHEQYHRTDHKEEESSRTHTHTYDVELETKRATLEEPNTHNTEQTVNQEEPVVVWSAPEPHLDPEPPAAAAEPHSHNTHIHTDPEPDTQPTPLQNQAPAPSSPSTPPLSDDPTQGQASTDHTGPVETPRDAPADPSPAPSTEDPQHTPTSYIPAPAPSSSIVARSDPAVEDSPVEVASAEADPSLEVASAGSNSSLEGNVFADFSGSQCGMIPHNLATQTPPFGSPPTR; encoded by the exons GAGCACAGCTCGTCAGCTCCAGGTGTGTCTAGTGGCGAAAGCAGCCTCCCAGAGCATCATCATGAGCAGTACCACAGGACTGACCACAAG GAGGAGGAGTCGtcgaggacacacacacacacctacgacGTGGAACTGGAGACAAAGAGGGCTACACTAGAGGAgcccaacacacacaacactgaacag ACTGTGAATCAGGAGGAGCCGGTGGTGGTCTGGTCTGCCCCAGAACCACACCTGGATCCTGAACCccccgctgctgctgctgagcctcactcacacaacacacacatccacacagacCCAGAGCCCGATACACAACCCACTCCCCTCCAGAACCAGGCACCTGCACCCTcatccccctccaccccaccGCTCAGCGACGACCCAACCCAGGGACAGGCCTCCACAGACCACACAGGCCCAGTCGAGACCCCCAGAGATGCACCGGCAGACCCCAGCCCAGCCCCCTCTACAGAAGACCCCCAACACACACCTACCTCTTACATCCCTGCCCCAGCCCCATCCAG TTCAATAGTTGCCAGATCTGATCCCGCGGTAGAGGATTCCCCTGTAGAAGTTGCCAGTGCTGAAGCCGATCCCTCTTTAGAGGTTGCCAGTGCTGGATCTAATTCCTCTCTAGAGGGCAATGTTTTCGCTGATTTCTCTGGCTCTCAGTGTGGGATGATTCCCCACAACCTGGCAACCCAAACCCCTCCTTTTGGCAGCCCGCCCACGAGGTGA